The genomic segment GCGAATCCAACGCTTCATGCACAAGCTCCTGATGCTACCCAAACATGTGATGAGCTACTTCCTCCATCCAAAAGTAAACTATTGCGCATCAGGTTAATGATAAAATTATTTGCCGGGGTAATACTTCACTTCCACGGCTTCACTTTCGCGACCCGTGCGGTCCAGCGCGACAATCACGATCCGCTCCGACGCGGGCACCGGAACCGTAACGGTCCCCGCCCCCGCGCCGCGAACGGTCGTCGCCCACGCACCACCCGTGAGCGCCCGCACCACAACGAATCGCGTGTCGGAGGCGGTCTTCACGCGCAGGAGGGTCTTCCCATCGGTCGTTTCGCGACTGACCTCCGGCGGCGCCGGCGGCTTCCCCTGCGCCAGCCACGGCGTTTCGGGCACCAGGGCCGGCTCCGTGTAGGTCTTTGCGAGTTCGTCCGCGATGCCGCCCGGGTTTCGCATCAGCGCCCGCGCGCTGAAGTGAACGGCGCCGTCAACGCCCTTCTGCTTGCGAGTCACAGTGATCTGATCGACCACTTCTTTCGCGGGCCAGCCCTTCTCGGTGCCCGTCACGCGACCGGTGTAGAGCCCCGGCCAGAGGTGCCGCTTCTTCGTGTTCTCGCCGGCCCACCACTCCAGAAGCTTCGGAAAGCTCTGTTTTTCCTGCCGGATGGGCCAGTACAGTTGCGGCGAAACGTAATCCACCCAGCCCTCGTTGAACCACAGTTTCGCATCGGCGTAGAGTTCGGCGTACTGGTCCAGCCCTGTAATGCCGGCGGGGTGGCCGGGCCGCCAGATACCGAACGGGCTGATGCCCACTTTCACCCACGGTTTCGCCCTCTTGGCCTCTGAATACATCCGCTTCACGAACGTGTTGACCGCGTCGCGCCGCCAGTCGTCGCGGGCGAGCTTGCCGCCGTCTTTCTGATAAGCTTCCCAGGTGTCGTCGTCCGGGAACGGGATGACGGCCCCGGCCGCGTCTTTCTCCTTGTACGGGTAGAAGTAATCGTCGATGTGGACGCCGTCGATGTCGTACCGCTTCACCACGTCGAGGACGACGGCGAGCGCGTGGTTCTGCACGTCCGGGTGCGTCGGGTTCATCCACGAGTGCGTGCCATAGGGCTTGGCGAGGTCCGGCCGGCTCTTGGTGATGTGATCGTCCGGCGCGGACGATTTTGCCGACGGGTGCCGGGCGCGATACGGGTTGAACCACGCGTGCAGTTCCAGACCGCGCTTGTGGGCCTCGTCGACCGCGAACGCGAGCGGGTCGTAGCCCGGCGCCTTCCCCAGAGTACCGGTGAGGTACTCGCTCCACGGCTCCCGTTTCGATTCGTACAGCGCATCGGCCATCGGGCGCACCTGGAAGATGACCGCGTTCAGTTTGAGAGCGGCGGCTTTGTCCAGAATCGCGAGGAGTTCGGACTTCTGTTTCTCCGCCGGGATGCCCGGCTTCGAGGGCCAGTCGATGTTGGCGACGGTGGCGACCCAGACGCCCCGGAACTCGCGCGGGAGCGGCGGCGGTGTGTCGGCCGCGGGCGCCGCGGGCGCGACGAAGCCGAGGGCCATGAGCCCGAGAACCGAACGGAGCATGACGAGCCCTTCAGGTGGATGAGGTGATCGTGTCGAGCGCGAGGCGGACGGCCCCCTCGGCGGGTTCGGTGACGAGTGCACCCGGGCCGACAGCGAGGCCGCGGGCGGCGAGCGCCGAAAGGAACCGTTCCCGGTAGTCGGGGGCGGCGAGCAGCCCGCCGGCCATCGCGACCGGGAACGCGGCCCCGAAGTTCAAGTGTCGCGCCGCTGCGGCCGTCGCGGCGGCCAGTTCACTGGCCGCATCACACACGATCTGGTCCGCGACCGGGTCGCCCGCTTCGGCCGCGGCGAGGACAACGGGCGCGAGGGCGGCAAGGGCCGCACGGTCGCCACCGCGATAGACCACGCCGATCAGATCCTGGGGCCGGGTGAGGCCGTAGGCGGCCAGTAAGCGGTCCGTGAGCAGCGTGGCGGCGGCGCGACCGTCGGCGCTGCGGGCGGCCGCACGGAGCCCGGCGAGCGCGATCGCGTACCCGCTCCCCTCGTCACCGAGCAGCGGCCCCCAACCGCCGGGCGCGGGCGGTGCGGCCGTCGGCGCTGCGGGCGAACGCCATCGACCCGGTTCCCGCAACGACAGCGACGCCCCATCCGTGCGGCGTGCCGGCCGCGAGCAGGAGCGCGGCGTCCTCGATCACGTCCACCGTGCCGGCCAGGGCCACGCGGGCCGCCCATTCCCGCACGACCTCCTGGTCGCCCGGTCGCCCGGCCCCGGCGAGCCCCAGACAGGCGGCACGGACAGAAGCGCGGACCCTCCCGGCCGCACAGAATGCTCCGTTGATCGCCTCGTCGAGTGCCCCGAGCGCGGCGGGGGTGCCGACCGCCTGCCGGTTCGACGGACCGGACTCGCCCCGGCCGAGGAGCGTCCAATCGCCGGTACGGGGGCCGCGTGTGGCGAGTAGTGCGATCGTTCGGGTGCCCCCGCCGTCGATACCGAGGACCACGTCCCCCGAGCCGCTGGCGCGGGCGGCGTGGCCGTTTTTACCATTTGTGCCGACGGCCGCGCGCACGCGGCCGTTGGCCCTCCGCAGCCGGTCGCGTGCGTCCGCGGCCGGCACGCCGGCCAACTGCGAGACGATCGCCGTTTTCAGCTCCCCCGCGCACGTTTCGAGAAGGGTTGCTGCCGCGGCGTCGTCCAGACCGGTCGCCTCACGGATGATGCGGTTCGTCCTGTGTCGCAGTTTCTCGTTGGTGGCCCGCACATCGACCATCAGGTTGCCATACGTCTTACCCAGCCGGACCATCGCACCGGTGCTGAGCATGTTCAGCACGAGTTTGGTGGCGGTGCCGGCTTTGAGGCGGGTGGACCCGCTCAGAACCTCCGGCCCCACCACCGGTGTGATCGCGAGATCGGCCCGCGCGCCGACGTCCGAATCCGGGTTGCACGAGAGCCCAATGGTAAACGCACCCGCCCGGCGGGCCTGCTCGACCGCCGCGAGGACGTACGGCGTGCGGCCACTGGTCGCGATGCCGACGAGTACATCTTTGGAGGAAAACGAAATCGCCGCGAGGTCTTGAGCCGCGAGTTCGGCGCGGTCCTCCGCCCCCTCGATGGCACGTGTGAGAGCCGTTGCGCCACCGGCGATCACGCCCACCACCATACTCGGCGGGGAGTTGAAGGTCGGCGGGCACTCGCTGGCGTCGAGAACGCCGAGCCGACCCGAGGTGCCGGCCCCGATG from the Frigoriglobus tundricola genome contains:
- the murQ gene encoding N-acetylmuramic acid 6-phosphate etherase — protein: MDHLQTEARNSASTELDELTPLQFVRLMSAEDAKVVPAVAAQAATIARAIEVISERLRAGGRLVYIGAGTSGRLGVLDASECPPTFNSPPSMVVGVIAGGATALTRAIEGAEDRAELAAQDLAAISFSSKDVLVGIATSGRTPYVLAAVEQARRAGAFTIGLSCNPDSDVGARADLAITPVVGPEVLSGSTRLKAGTATKLVLNMLSTGAMVRLGKTYGNLMVDVRATNEKLRHRTNRIIREATGLDDAAAATLLETCAGELKTAIVSQLAGVPAADARDRLRRANGRVRAAVGTNGKNGHAARASGSGDVVLGIDGGGTRTIALLATRGPRTGDWTLLGRGESGPSNRQAVGTPAALGALDEAINGAFCAAGRVRASVRAACLGLAGAGRPGDQEVVREWAARVALAGTVDVIEDAALLLAAGTPHGWGVAVVAGTGSMAFARSADGRTARARRLGAAAR
- a CDS encoding BadF/BadG/BcrA/BcrD ATPase family protein, producing MREPGRWRSPAAPTAAPPAPGGWGPLLGDEGSGYAIALAGLRAAARSADGRAAATLLTDRLLAAYGLTRPQDLIGVVYRGGDRAALAALAPVVLAAAEAGDPVADQIVCDAASELAAATAAAARHLNFGAAFPVAMAGGLLAAPDYRERFLSALAARGLAVGPGALVTEPAEGAVRLALDTITSST
- a CDS encoding glycoside hydrolase family 10 protein gives rise to the protein MLRSVLGLMALGFVAPAAPAADTPPPLPREFRGVWVATVANIDWPSKPGIPAEKQKSELLAILDKAAALKLNAVIFQVRPMADALYESKREPWSEYLTGTLGKAPGYDPLAFAVDEAHKRGLELHAWFNPYRARHPSAKSSAPDDHITKSRPDLAKPYGTHSWMNPTHPDVQNHALAVVLDVVKRYDIDGVHIDDYFYPYKEKDAAGAVIPFPDDDTWEAYQKDGGKLARDDWRRDAVNTFVKRMYSEAKRAKPWVKVGISPFGIWRPGHPAGITGLDQYAELYADAKLWFNEGWVDYVSPQLYWPIRQEKQSFPKLLEWWAGENTKKRHLWPGLYTGRVTGTEKGWPAKEVVDQITVTRKQKGVDGAVHFSARALMRNPGGIADELAKTYTEPALVPETPWLAQGKPPAPPEVSRETTDGKTLLRVKTASDTRFVVVRALTGGAWATTVRGAGAGTVTVPVPASERIVIVALDRTGRESEAVEVKYYPGK